A window from Arsenophonus sp. aPb encodes these proteins:
- a CDS encoding XRE family transcriptional regulator: protein MTDIALTAETVKRLRVKTGLTQKEIAKLFGISLNYWQRKELNPDSAQHRKISKSEYTLLLLLAGEHPDFILQKRGHLEK, encoded by the coding sequence ATGACTGATATTGCACTAACTGCTGAAACTGTAAAACGATTGCGAGTAAAAACGGGATTAACCCAAAAAGAGATAGCTAAGTTATTTGGCATATCACTGAATTACTGGCAACGAAAAGAGTTAAACCCAGATAGCGCACAACACCGTAAAATCTCCAAAAGTGAATATACCTTATTACTATTACTCGCCGGAGAGCATCCTGACTTTATTCTGCAAAAACGTGGTCATTTGGAAAAATGA
- the casA gene encoding type I-E CRISPR-associated protein Cse1/CasA, whose product MENRFNLIDEAWLPVANVGKVSLLDIFTHQEYRALGGNPVQKIAILKLLQAIAQAAATPEDETQWLQLGWQKMAAQICDYLDQWHDRFYLYGSHPFLQMPAIAGAALKSFSVVLPDVATGNTTVLTQSQSEKILDDADKALLLLVQMGFALAGKKTDNKVVLSEGYRGKTKDNGKAVSSKPGPAVAHMGLLHNFCFGTSLLKTIWLNLFTQTEIAALTIYPNSLGTAPWQQMPQGEDCAIAKQMKGSLMGRLIPLCRFCLLTDEGLHYSDGITHASHKEGIFDPSIAINFSGNEAKVHWANPEKLPWRKLISLLGFIGQQDSPFDCIQLQLALSKAQRQKEAVAIWSGGLRVSSNAGEQYVSGFDDMVESLYWLNPSSLKEIWFNRFKTEMSELDKLAKILYGCAMSYYKILLVDGGNYAKRAMHLFWQLCERHAQQLLDYCDKPDICHQLRRQFARYAEQVFNQTCPYQTTRQLDAWAKAKPNLAIYLKQDKA is encoded by the coding sequence TTGGAAAATCGTTTTAATCTTATTGATGAAGCATGGCTACCAGTTGCCAATGTTGGTAAGGTTAGTTTGCTCGATATTTTTACGCACCAGGAATACCGGGCATTAGGAGGTAATCCTGTTCAGAAAATAGCTATTCTGAAGTTATTACAAGCGATTGCTCAGGCGGCGGCAACGCCAGAGGATGAAACGCAGTGGCTGCAGCTGGGCTGGCAAAAAATGGCTGCACAGATCTGTGATTATCTAGATCAATGGCACGACCGTTTTTACCTTTATGGTTCGCATCCCTTTTTGCAGATGCCAGCAATTGCCGGTGCAGCGCTTAAATCATTTAGTGTGGTGTTACCTGATGTCGCCACTGGAAACACCACTGTACTCACCCAATCACAGTCAGAAAAAATATTAGATGATGCCGATAAGGCATTGTTGCTATTGGTGCAGATGGGGTTTGCGCTGGCTGGCAAAAAAACCGATAACAAAGTGGTATTAAGTGAAGGATATCGAGGTAAAACCAAAGATAATGGCAAAGCTGTGAGCAGTAAACCTGGACCAGCGGTTGCCCACATGGGATTACTACACAACTTCTGTTTTGGTACCTCGTTACTCAAGACCATCTGGTTGAATCTATTTACTCAAACTGAGATTGCTGCGTTAACTATCTATCCAAATAGCCTCGGTACTGCCCCATGGCAACAGATGCCACAAGGTGAAGATTGTGCCATTGCGAAACAAATGAAAGGTTCATTGATGGGGCGACTGATACCCCTTTGTCGTTTTTGCCTACTTACTGATGAAGGATTGCATTATTCGGATGGCATTACTCATGCCAGTCACAAAGAAGGTATATTCGATCCCTCGATTGCAATCAATTTCAGTGGTAACGAGGCCAAAGTACATTGGGCAAACCCTGAAAAGCTACCTTGGCGTAAGCTGATTAGCTTGCTCGGTTTTATTGGTCAGCAAGATTCTCCTTTTGACTGCATTCAATTACAGCTTGCTCTAAGTAAAGCCCAGCGTCAGAAGGAAGCTGTTGCCATTTGGTCAGGAGGATTGCGAGTCAGTAGTAATGCAGGAGAACAATATGTCTCTGGTTTTGATGATATGGTGGAATCCCTTTATTGGCTTAATCCAAGCTCTTTAAAGGAAATATGGTTTAACCGATTCAAAACAGAGATGAGTGAGCTGGATAAATTAGCCAAAATACTGTACGGCTGCGCGATGAGTTACTACAAAATATTATTAGTCGATGGCGGTAATTACGCGAAGAGAGCTATGCATCTTTTCTGGCAACTCTGTGAACGACACGCTCAACAACTTCTTGATTACTGTGATAAACCGGATATCTGCCACCAATTGCGGCGTCAATTTGCTCGCTATGCCGAACAGGTATTTAACCAAACTTGCCCCTATCAGACCACTCGCCAATTGGATGCCTGGGCGAAAGCGAAACCTAATTTAGCAATCTATTTAAAAC